A part of Vibrio sp. B1FLJ16 genomic DNA contains:
- a CDS encoding DUF2282 domain-containing protein: protein MKNSNLAIAAAVTGLIALGGTMLTTTSAVAAEKEKCYGVAKAGKNDCATKTSSCAGTAKQDNQKDAFVVVPKGLCDKLAGGSTTSS, encoded by the coding sequence ATGAAAAATTCGAATCTTGCTATCGCTGCTGCCGTTACCGGTCTTATCGCGCTTGGCGGCACAATGCTGACAACTACTTCGGCGGTCGCTGCTGAAAAAGAAAAATGTTATGGCGTGGCTAAAGCAGGTAAGAATGACTGTGCAACAAAAACCAGCTCTTGTGCCGGAACGGCTAAGCAAGACAACCAGAAAGATGCTTTCGTGGTGGTACCAAAAGGCTTGTGCGACAAATTGGCGGGCGGAAGCACTACCTCTTCCTAA
- the uvrD gene encoding DNA helicase II yields MMDPSLLLDGLNDKQREAVAAPLENLLVLAGAGSGKTRVLVHRIAWLMSVEQASPFSIMSVTFTNKAAAEMRGRIEELMMGSASGMWNGTFHGICHRILRAHYLDAKLPEDFQIIDSDDQQRLLKRLIKAQNLDEKQWPARQVAWWINGKKDEGLRPAHIDAYHDPVTKTYLQLYTAYQEACDRAGLVDFAEILLRAHELLRDNKFVREHYQARFKHILVDEFQDTNNIQYAWLRMMAGRDCHVMIVGDDDQSIYGWRGAKVENIEKFTLEFPSVNTIRLEQNYRSTKTILEASNTLIANNTERMGKELWTDGDVGEPISVYSAYNELDEARFAVNKIKEWQDKGGVLNDAAMLYRNNAQSRVLEEALIQAGLPYRIYGGMRFFERQEIRDALSYMRLISNRNDDAAFERVVNTPTRGLGDKTLETIRRAARDRGCTMWEASIAMLDEQVLAGRAAGALSRFIELVTALEDDTLEMPLHEQTDHVIKYSGLFAMYEQEKGEKSKARIENLEELVTATRQFEKPEEAEDMSLLTAFLTHAALEAGEGQADEFDDAVQLMTLHSAKGLEFPLVFMVGVEEGMFPSQMSAEEAGRLEEERRLCYVGMTRAMEKLYITYAEMRRLYGQDKYHKPSRFIRELPEGCLDEVRMKAQVSRPASRGRFSQTVVKENFNETGFSLGSRVMHPKFGEGTIINFEGSGPQSRVQIAFNGEGIKWLVTAYARLEKL; encoded by the coding sequence ATGATGGATCCATCTCTATTACTCGACGGCTTGAACGATAAACAGCGTGAAGCCGTTGCAGCACCTCTAGAAAACTTACTTGTCCTTGCTGGCGCAGGGAGTGGTAAGACCCGCGTTCTTGTTCACCGAATCGCTTGGTTAATGTCAGTGGAGCAGGCATCACCATTCTCAATCATGTCAGTAACCTTTACTAACAAAGCGGCAGCGGAGATGCGTGGTCGTATTGAAGAGTTGATGATGGGCAGTGCGTCGGGTATGTGGAATGGTACGTTCCATGGTATCTGTCACCGTATTCTGCGGGCGCACTATCTTGATGCCAAGCTACCGGAAGATTTTCAGATCATCGACAGTGATGACCAGCAGCGTCTGCTTAAGCGACTGATTAAGGCGCAAAATCTGGATGAAAAGCAGTGGCCTGCACGCCAGGTTGCCTGGTGGATCAATGGCAAGAAAGACGAAGGCCTGCGCCCAGCGCACATCGATGCCTATCATGATCCCGTTACTAAAACTTACCTGCAGTTGTATACCGCTTATCAGGAAGCGTGTGATCGTGCAGGGCTGGTCGATTTTGCGGAAATTTTGCTTCGCGCACATGAGCTACTGCGCGATAACAAATTTGTCCGTGAGCACTACCAGGCACGCTTTAAACACATTCTGGTCGACGAGTTCCAAGATACCAACAACATTCAGTATGCTTGGCTGCGCATGATGGCAGGGCGTGATTGCCATGTAATGATTGTGGGTGATGACGATCAGTCTATATACGGCTGGCGCGGTGCCAAAGTGGAAAACATTGAGAAATTCACTTTAGAGTTCCCAAGCGTTAATACTATTCGTCTCGAGCAAAACTATCGCTCAACCAAAACGATTCTGGAGGCTTCGAATACCCTCATTGCCAACAATACTGAGCGTATGGGTAAAGAGCTGTGGACTGATGGTGACGTTGGTGAGCCAATTTCTGTTTATAGTGCTTACAATGAATTAGATGAAGCTCGATTCGCAGTAAACAAAATCAAAGAATGGCAAGACAAGGGTGGCGTACTGAATGATGCTGCGATGCTGTATCGTAACAACGCCCAGTCACGCGTATTGGAAGAAGCATTAATTCAGGCGGGTCTGCCTTACCGCATTTACGGTGGGATGCGATTCTTCGAACGTCAGGAAATCAGAGATGCATTGAGCTACATGCGTCTGATCTCTAACCGGAATGATGATGCGGCCTTTGAGCGTGTGGTGAATACGCCAACCCGCGGTTTAGGTGATAAAACCTTAGAGACGATTCGTCGTGCTGCTCGTGATCGCGGCTGCACTATGTGGGAAGCGAGTATCGCAATGTTGGATGAGCAGGTACTTGCCGGGCGTGCTGCCGGAGCATTGAGTCGTTTTATCGAACTGGTTACTGCTTTGGAAGACGATACCCTTGAGATGCCGCTGCACGAGCAAACCGACCATGTGATCAAGTATTCCGGTCTGTTTGCTATGTACGAGCAAGAAAAGGGCGAAAAGTCCAAAGCACGTATAGAGAACTTAGAAGAATTGGTAACCGCAACCCGTCAGTTCGAAAAACCGGAAGAAGCCGAAGATATGTCTCTGCTTACGGCATTCCTGACGCATGCTGCACTTGAAGCCGGTGAAGGGCAGGCAGATGAGTTTGACGATGCGGTTCAGTTGATGACGCTGCACAGTGCAAAAGGTCTGGAGTTCCCGTTAGTGTTTATGGTCGGTGTGGAAGAAGGCATGTTCCCAAGCCAGATGTCTGCTGAAGAGGCTGGGCGTTTAGAAGAAGAGCGTCGCCTGTGCTATGTCGGTATGACTCGCGCAATGGAGAAACTCTACATCACCTATGCAGAAATGCGTCGCTTGTATGGTCAGGATAAGTATCACAAACCATCGCGCTTTATTCGCGAGCTGCCAGAGGGCTGTCTGGATGAAGTGCGTATGAAAGCTCAAGTCAGTCGCCCTGCAAGTCGCGGTCGTTTTAGCCAGACCGTAGTAAAAGAGAACTTCAATGAGACAGGTTTTTCACTGGGTTCCCGTGTGATGCATCCGAAGTTTGGTGAAGGTACCATTATTAACTTTGAAGGCAGTGGCCCGCAAAGCCGGGTACAAATCGCCTTTAATGGTGAAGGGATTAAGTGGTTAGTCACGGCTTACGCCAGATTAGAGAAGCTTTAA
- the ggt gene encoding gamma-glutamyltransferase — protein sequence MQWTFNRLITTGLFLTSSFTFANHAIANQATDAIAPEQSTGSEHKQLVKTKNYMVTAANPIAAQAGTDVIEQGGNAIDAMVAVQLMLGLVEPQSSGIGGGAFLVYWDSDEQKLTTYDGRETAPLVATPQLFQDDKGQPLQFYDAVVGGRSVGTPGTVKLLWDTHQKYGKLKWKKIIEPVIQLAEQGFTISPRLASLVEGDSERLSRFPATKAYFFNPDGSAKAAGMILKNPQYAQTLSAIAEQGAAVFYQGDIARNIIDTVQNAPGNPGVLAQSDFDSYQIKQREPVCTAYQSYEVCGMGPPSSGALTIGQILTISEHYDLKGWGPESTKSWQVIADASRLAFADRGKYMADQDYVPMPTEGLLDTDYLKQRASLISIGKALQEVAAGNPPWSHAMSLGMDDSIELPSTSHFNIVDKQGNVVSMTTTIENAFGSRLMVGGFLLNNELTDFSFSTHQNGIPIANRLEPGKRPRSSMAPTIILKGGKPYMAIGSPGGSRIIGYVAQTIIAHTQWDLDIQQAINQPRLLNRFGTLDIEQGTDATRLKSELEKTGFTTEVRDLNSGLHAIRITPEGLEGAADPRREGTAIGN from the coding sequence ATGCAATGGACGTTCAACCGGCTCATAACAACCGGGCTTTTTCTTACTTCCTCTTTCACCTTTGCTAACCATGCCATCGCGAATCAGGCTACAGATGCCATCGCGCCCGAGCAAAGCACTGGCTCTGAGCACAAGCAGCTGGTAAAGACTAAAAACTACATGGTGACGGCAGCCAACCCTATTGCAGCTCAAGCTGGCACAGATGTAATAGAGCAAGGCGGAAATGCCATTGATGCCATGGTCGCTGTCCAACTGATGCTCGGCTTAGTAGAACCACAATCTTCCGGGATAGGTGGTGGTGCCTTTTTAGTGTACTGGGATAGCGATGAGCAAAAGCTCACGACTTATGATGGCCGGGAAACCGCCCCGTTAGTAGCGACTCCACAGCTGTTTCAGGATGACAAAGGTCAGCCACTGCAGTTTTACGATGCCGTTGTCGGTGGCCGTTCAGTAGGTACACCGGGAACGGTCAAACTGTTATGGGATACGCACCAGAAGTATGGCAAGCTGAAATGGAAAAAGATAATTGAGCCTGTCATCCAGCTTGCTGAACAAGGCTTTACTATCAGCCCTCGCCTCGCCAGTTTGGTTGAGGGCGATTCTGAGCGTCTGTCACGCTTTCCTGCCACCAAAGCCTACTTCTTTAATCCGGATGGCTCAGCAAAAGCTGCGGGAATGATTCTAAAAAATCCTCAGTATGCTCAAACGTTGTCGGCAATTGCAGAGCAAGGCGCTGCAGTCTTTTATCAAGGTGACATCGCCAGGAACATCATCGATACGGTACAAAATGCTCCGGGAAATCCGGGAGTACTCGCACAATCAGACTTTGATAGCTACCAGATCAAACAGCGTGAGCCCGTGTGTACCGCGTATCAAAGTTATGAAGTATGCGGAATGGGACCACCCAGCTCCGGGGCACTTACAATAGGTCAGATTCTGACCATCAGCGAGCATTATGATCTTAAAGGCTGGGGCCCGGAAAGTACCAAATCATGGCAAGTAATTGCAGATGCCTCTCGCCTCGCCTTTGCTGACCGTGGTAAATACATGGCAGATCAAGACTATGTACCAATGCCAACAGAAGGATTGCTGGATACCGACTACCTGAAGCAACGAGCGAGTTTGATATCAATTGGTAAAGCACTACAAGAGGTGGCAGCCGGAAACCCACCATGGTCGCACGCGATGAGTCTTGGCATGGATGATTCGATCGAACTGCCTTCCACCAGCCACTTTAATATTGTCGACAAACAAGGAAATGTGGTCTCTATGACAACAACGATTGAGAACGCTTTTGGTTCACGATTAATGGTGGGTGGTTTCTTGCTCAATAACGAACTGACCGATTTCTCGTTCAGCACCCATCAAAATGGTATCCCTATTGCTAACCGCTTAGAACCGGGAAAGCGTCCTCGCTCCTCAATGGCCCCGACCATCATTCTCAAAGGTGGCAAGCCGTACATGGCCATTGGCTCTCCTGGTGGCAGTCGCATTATTGGCTATGTCGCCCAAACCATTATCGCACACACCCAATGGGACTTGGATATCCAGCAAGCTATCAATCAGCCTCGGTTGTTAAACCGCTTTGGTACGTTAGATATTGAGCAAGGTACAGACGCAACTCGCTTAAAGTCAGAGCTGGAGAAAACCGGTTTTACGACTGAAGTGCGTGATCTCAATTCAGGATTACATGCCATCCGTATTACGCCAGAAGGGTTAGAGGGTGCGGCAGATCCACGCCGTGAAGGTACCGCGATCGGTAACTAA
- a CDS encoding LysR family transcriptional regulator, whose protein sequence is MYIEKLARFDLNLLVCFKVLMEELNVTRAANRLCLSQSAVSKSLAKLRIQFDDPLFTRNSHGLTPTPRALFLKPKLDLLINHLEVLTQPEEFSPQSSEYRFQIAAVESVYPLILPHFLPAIFQQAPGVTISTHPWTDNTFKMLQRGELDLGLTGKDIDINDAKLTLLPPEDICEQEIYRDHQMCIIRKNHPALNQKWNLEAYLSMRHVQVRCDGNDRWLLDYRLADIGAERDIAVTVPDFNSAASLCSYTDFIFTAPSHFVQLAAKQLDLAVLPLPLEFPPMAYTLFWHRDRENDPALNWLRTMITQKTDHLR, encoded by the coding sequence ATGTATATAGAGAAGTTGGCTCGTTTCGACCTGAATTTACTGGTTTGTTTCAAAGTTTTGATGGAAGAGTTGAATGTCACCCGAGCGGCAAACCGTCTGTGTCTAAGCCAGTCTGCGGTAAGTAAGTCCCTGGCGAAGTTGCGCATTCAGTTTGACGACCCGCTTTTTACGAGAAACTCACATGGACTCACACCAACCCCCCGAGCCTTGTTCCTCAAACCGAAACTCGATCTGTTGATTAATCATCTCGAAGTTCTGACCCAGCCAGAAGAGTTTTCACCACAAAGCAGCGAGTACCGTTTTCAGATTGCTGCAGTGGAAAGTGTCTACCCATTAATCCTGCCACATTTTTTACCGGCTATATTTCAGCAGGCCCCGGGCGTGACCATCAGTACTCACCCATGGACAGATAACACCTTTAAGATGCTGCAACGTGGTGAGTTAGATTTGGGCTTAACCGGCAAGGATATCGATATCAATGATGCCAAGCTGACGCTGTTGCCACCGGAAGACATCTGCGAACAAGAAATCTATCGCGATCATCAAATGTGCATAATTCGCAAGAACCATCCGGCACTGAATCAAAAATGGAATCTGGAAGCCTACCTATCAATGCGTCATGTTCAGGTTCGTTGTGATGGTAACGATCGCTGGTTACTCGACTATCGTCTTGCCGACATTGGCGCAGAGCGAGACATTGCTGTCACGGTTCCGGATTTTAACAGTGCCGCCAGTCTGTGTTCATATACCGACTTTATCTTCACTGCACCAAGTCATTTTGTTCAGCTTGCAGCAAAGCAGCTCGACTTAGCAGTACTGCCTTTGCCCTTAGAGTTTCCTCCGATGGCATACACTTTGTTCTGGCACAGGGACAGAGAAAATGACCCAGCATTGAATTGGCTGCGTACTATGATCACGCAAAAAACCGATCATCTCAGATAA
- a CDS encoding aminopeptidase P family protein, protein MHDDTQSRVNAIREWLAQHNIDALLVPHEDEYLGEYVPAHNERLHWLTGFTGSAGAAVITKDKAAMFVDGRYTVQVTKEVPADLFEYRHLIEEPALDWIKDNLSTGATVAIDPRMHSSAWLDSAQAKLASKFELSILTSNPIDELWHDRPAPVVSDVRLMPTESVGQSSESKRQEIAQLVSKAGADSAVITALDSICWLLNVRGLDVSRLPVLLSHAILHSDSSVEYFLDPARLPAEFTEHVGSGVTVHHPEALQSRLEAMTGKKVLLDPAISNAWFKLVLQNSGASVIAAADPCLMPKAAKNAVEIAGMKACHIRDGAAMSKFLCWLDSEVAAGNLHDEATLSERLEAFRKEDPTLMDLSFDTISAAGSNAAMCHYNHENQPEPGKLEMNTLYLVDSGGQYLDGTTDITRTIAIGQPSEEMIKQFTLALKGHIGVARARFPKGTCGYQIDTLARQHLWAEGYDYDHGTGHGVGHFLSVHEGPASISKRQINVPLTEGMVLSNEPGYYRADAFGIRIENLELVVETPTNGDFPVLSFESLTRCPIDKRNVNVDMLTRPELAWLNDYHQKVWDQISPLVDGEVKEWLREATLPLAHS, encoded by the coding sequence ATGCATGACGATACACAAAGCCGCGTGAATGCAATTCGCGAATGGCTTGCTCAACACAACATTGATGCCCTGCTTGTCCCACACGAAGATGAATATTTGGGTGAATACGTTCCGGCTCATAACGAACGCCTTCATTGGCTAACCGGTTTTACCGGTTCAGCGGGCGCTGCCGTGATCACTAAAGATAAGGCAGCAATGTTTGTTGATGGCCGCTACACAGTCCAGGTGACTAAAGAAGTTCCAGCCGATCTATTTGAATACCGCCACTTAATTGAAGAGCCTGCATTGGATTGGATTAAAGACAATCTATCCACAGGGGCGACTGTAGCCATTGACCCACGTATGCACAGCTCTGCTTGGCTAGATTCAGCGCAAGCAAAACTGGCTAGCAAATTCGAACTCAGCATCCTGACCAGCAATCCAATTGACGAACTATGGCATGACCGCCCTGCGCCAGTAGTTTCTGATGTACGCCTGATGCCAACTGAATCGGTTGGTCAATCTAGCGAAAGTAAGCGCCAGGAGATCGCTCAGTTGGTTTCCAAAGCCGGTGCCGATAGCGCGGTTATTACTGCACTTGATTCTATCTGTTGGTTACTCAACGTACGCGGTCTAGATGTATCACGCTTACCGGTATTGTTATCTCATGCGATTCTTCATTCAGATTCCAGCGTCGAGTACTTCCTCGACCCAGCGCGCTTACCTGCGGAATTTACCGAACATGTAGGTTCTGGTGTAACCGTACATCACCCTGAGGCACTTCAGTCTCGTCTCGAGGCAATGACGGGTAAGAAAGTATTGCTCGACCCTGCGATCAGCAATGCCTGGTTTAAACTGGTTCTGCAAAACTCTGGTGCATCAGTTATCGCAGCAGCAGATCCATGCTTAATGCCAAAGGCAGCTAAAAATGCTGTAGAAATTGCAGGGATGAAAGCTTGTCATATTCGTGATGGCGCTGCGATGAGCAAGTTCCTGTGCTGGTTAGACTCAGAAGTAGCAGCTGGCAATCTTCATGATGAAGCGACGCTTTCTGAGCGACTAGAAGCATTTCGTAAAGAAGACCCAACATTAATGGATCTAAGCTTTGATACGATTTCTGCGGCAGGCAGTAACGCGGCTATGTGTCACTACAACCATGAGAACCAACCAGAGCCAGGCAAGCTGGAAATGAATACGCTTTATCTGGTTGATTCAGGCGGTCAGTACCTAGATGGCACCACTGATATCACGCGTACCATTGCCATTGGTCAGCCATCAGAAGAAATGATCAAGCAGTTCACTCTGGCACTAAAAGGTCATATCGGTGTGGCTCGTGCACGCTTCCCGAAGGGTACTTGTGGTTACCAGATCGATACCTTAGCGCGACAACACCTGTGGGCTGAAGGTTACGATTACGACCACGGCACTGGCCACGGTGTTGGTCACTTCCTGAGTGTGCATGAAGGTCCTGCGAGCATTTCTAAGAGACAAATCAACGTACCTCTTACAGAAGGTATGGTGCTCTCTAATGAGCCGGGTTACTACCGTGCAGACGCATTTGGTATTCGTATCGAGAACCTAGAGTTAGTTGTGGAAACACCAACCAATGGTGACTTCCCTGTACTGTCCTTTGAGTCACTAACGCGCTGCCCAATCGACAAACGTAACGTCAACGTTGATATGCTGACTCGTCCTGAGCTTGCGTGGCTAAATGACTACCACCAAAAAGTGTGGGATCAAATCAGCCCTCTTGTTGATGGAGAAGTTAAAGAGTGGCTACGCGAAGCAACTTTGCCGTTAGCTCACTCATAA
- the thiH gene encoding 2-iminoacetate synthase ThiH, whose product MSFYDHFKQFNWDDITMSIYAKTAQDVERALANPKRDLEDFKALISPAAEPYLEQMAKLSYTLTRKRFGNTMSLYIPLYLSNLCANACTYCGFSMENRIKRRTLTKDEVHAEINAIKQMKFDSVLLVTGEHETKVGMKYFREMLPVIKQRFNYLAMEVQPLAQDDYAELKTLGLDAVMVYQETYHPSTYAEHHLRGNKTDFRYRLETPDRLARAGIDKIGIGALIGLQEWRTDCFFTAVHLDYLEHTYWQSRYSISFPRLRPCAGSSPSSTLQPKSLMTDKQLVQLICAYRLLNPEVELSLSTRESPQFRDNVLPLGITSMSAASKTQPGGYASETAELEQFEISDERSAASVEGMIRAKGFDPVWRDWHSAYSG is encoded by the coding sequence ATGAGTTTTTACGACCACTTTAAGCAGTTTAACTGGGATGACATTACCATGTCGATATATGCCAAAACGGCGCAGGATGTGGAAAGGGCGCTGGCAAACCCCAAACGAGATTTAGAAGATTTCAAAGCGCTCATTTCGCCCGCGGCAGAGCCCTATCTGGAGCAGATGGCAAAGCTGTCTTATACGCTGACGCGAAAGCGGTTTGGTAATACGATGTCGCTTTATATACCGCTGTACCTTTCTAACCTTTGCGCCAATGCTTGTACTTATTGCGGCTTTTCGATGGAAAACCGTATTAAGCGCAGAACGCTGACCAAAGACGAGGTGCATGCGGAGATTAATGCGATCAAGCAAATGAAGTTCGACAGTGTGTTACTGGTTACGGGCGAGCATGAAACCAAAGTCGGGATGAAGTACTTTCGGGAAATGCTGCCGGTGATAAAGCAACGATTCAATTACCTGGCGATGGAAGTTCAACCTTTGGCTCAGGACGACTATGCGGAACTGAAAACGTTGGGCCTGGATGCGGTAATGGTCTATCAGGAAACTTATCATCCATCGACTTATGCTGAGCATCACTTGCGCGGTAATAAAACGGATTTCCGCTATCGTCTTGAGACTCCTGACAGGTTAGCCAGGGCAGGGATAGACAAAATCGGTATCGGCGCCTTGATTGGTTTGCAAGAGTGGCGAACAGATTGTTTCTTTACTGCTGTTCATCTGGATTATCTCGAACATACTTACTGGCAATCGCGTTATTCTATTTCATTCCCTCGTTTACGTCCTTGTGCAGGCAGCTCACCAAGTTCTACTCTGCAACCAAAATCGCTGATGACGGATAAGCAGTTAGTACAGTTGATTTGTGCGTACCGGCTACTCAATCCAGAAGTTGAGCTATCGCTGTCGACCCGAGAGTCACCTCAGTTCCGGGATAATGTGTTACCTTTGGGCATTACGAGCATGTCCGCGGCATCTAAAACACAACCTGGCGGTTATGCTTCTGAGACGGCAGAACTAGAGCAGTTTGAAATCAGTGATGAAAGAAGCGCAGCTTCAGTAGAAGGCATGATTAGAGCCAAAGGGTTCGATCCCGTTTGGCGTGATTGGCACTCTGCTTATTCTGGTTAG
- a CDS encoding DUF692 domain-containing protein — MKHQTFHNLVGVGLRLPHMEYFSQNQPKLSWLEIHSENYFQLNSAERRQLQSLREMYQISCHGVGLSLGSVSRASRQHLAQLKTLIDIIEPMYVSDHLSWSENGGHYFNDLLPLPYTEEALNVFSRNVLEVQNYLQREILIENPSSYVKFQHSTISEWEFLTEVQQRTDCRLLLDLNNVYVSAFNHGFDCERYLSAIPANKVDEIHLAGFTVKQLDKGEIWIDTHSCPVSDEVWLLYQNWITQHGTRHTLIEWDVDIPAPEVLLDEASKASRLAWNSETCSISENARKAS, encoded by the coding sequence GTGAAACATCAGACCTTTCATAACCTCGTAGGGGTCGGGTTACGCTTACCTCATATGGAATACTTTAGCCAGAACCAACCGAAATTATCGTGGCTTGAAATTCACAGCGAGAATTACTTTCAGCTCAATTCAGCCGAGCGCCGTCAACTTCAGTCCTTGCGAGAAATGTATCAAATCAGTTGTCATGGTGTTGGCTTATCTCTTGGCTCAGTAAGCAGAGCCAGTCGTCAACATCTAGCCCAGCTCAAAACACTCATTGATATCATCGAGCCAATGTATGTCTCCGATCATCTTAGTTGGAGCGAAAATGGCGGGCATTACTTTAACGACCTCCTACCCCTACCATATACCGAAGAAGCATTAAACGTATTCTCACGTAATGTTCTGGAAGTACAAAACTATCTGCAGCGTGAAATCTTAATTGAGAACCCTTCGAGTTATGTGAAATTTCAGCACTCCACTATCAGTGAATGGGAATTTCTGACTGAAGTACAACAACGTACTGACTGCCGGTTACTACTCGATTTAAACAATGTTTACGTATCAGCTTTCAATCATGGCTTTGATTGTGAAAGATATTTAAGCGCTATTCCAGCCAACAAAGTAGATGAGATTCACCTCGCAGGCTTTACCGTCAAACAACTTGATAAAGGCGAGATTTGGATTGATACCCACAGCTGTCCGGTCAGTGATGAAGTATGGCTGCTTTATCAAAACTGGATAACACAGCATGGCACTCGCCATACCCTGATTGAATGGGATGTAGATATTCCTGCGCCAGAAGTGTTACTTGATGAAGCATCCAAAGCCTCACGTTTGGCTTGGAACTCTGAGACTTGCTCTATTTCTGAAAACGCGAGGAAAGCGTCATGA
- a CDS encoding DNA-binding domain-containing protein yields the protein MNLAALQRQFAKALLYQSSGETCSIVGDQFNADERLQIYRNNFIISLSEVLSATYPMVEVLIGEECFAQIARKHVLKHPLTEAYVAHYGEGFQDTIKTFDQVMAKAPYIIEVARFEWALDLARQDQREKLPNTKLIPLAQLTDVPANQQPKLVFHLKPECRSFDSNYAVLDLFKAIQAQEFGQLNINQPQCGVIMVDSSGIASCHTLDIETFQLLRYFEQEQPLENIPPSLLTNLSQVMQLDLFAGFTLENN from the coding sequence ATGAACCTTGCAGCCCTGCAACGTCAGTTCGCCAAAGCACTTCTCTATCAATCATCGGGGGAAACATGCAGTATTGTTGGTGACCAGTTCAACGCGGATGAACGCCTGCAGATTTATCGTAACAATTTCATCATCAGCCTGAGTGAAGTTCTATCGGCAACCTATCCTATGGTTGAAGTATTAATCGGTGAAGAATGCTTTGCTCAAATTGCCCGGAAACATGTACTGAAGCACCCGTTGACCGAAGCATATGTTGCTCATTACGGTGAAGGCTTTCAGGACACGATAAAGACGTTTGACCAAGTAATGGCAAAAGCCCCCTACATCATAGAGGTAGCCCGTTTTGAATGGGCACTCGATCTGGCCCGGCAAGACCAACGCGAGAAGCTACCCAATACCAAGTTAATCCCTCTGGCTCAATTAACAGACGTGCCTGCCAACCAGCAACCTAAACTGGTTTTTCACTTAAAACCGGAATGCCGCAGTTTTGACTCTAACTACGCTGTACTTGACTTGTTTAAGGCCATACAAGCTCAAGAGTTCGGACAACTCAATATTAACCAGCCACAATGCGGGGTCATCATGGTTGATTCGAGTGGTATCGCATCGTGTCATACACTCGATATCGAAACCTTTCAACTACTGCGTTATTTTGAGCAAGAGCAACCATTAGAAAACATCCCCCCATCACTGCTCACTAATTTAAGTCAGGTCATGCAGCTGGATTTGTTTGCCGGTTTTACCTTAGAGAATAACTAG
- a CDS encoding multidrug effflux MFS transporter: MALLTLLVLFSPLAIDIYLPALPLIASAFQVDNALAQDTITWFLFAMGVGQLFAGPLADKLGRRTVALGGIAIYAMSALLAWSAQNIEWMLMSRLLQGLGACATSVAAFATVRDIFGPDKSGKMISYLNGAICFIPALAPILGSWLTQQFDWRANFSFMAGFAVVSGTLMFLMLKETNPAIEKQSVFKLSRYWAVLSTPSFVFHASLCLMAMAVILAYVTSAPSVLMTGMGLSMNEFTFWFGVNALINIAACMLAPKFMERFGTHNTLVVGISTLGLAGVVMMVMKGQGTAFSFMLPIFMSSVGFAMILGAAAGKALEPFGDKAGTAAALLGLFQMSGSGLLVGTLSRLSLDSQTLIAVQMWIILPALVILFTKSGKSWHTNLAKA; this comes from the coding sequence ATGGCTTTATTGACCCTGTTGGTTCTTTTCAGTCCGCTTGCAATAGATATTTATCTGCCTGCTTTACCACTTATTGCTTCTGCTTTTCAGGTTGATAATGCGTTAGCACAAGACACGATCACTTGGTTTTTGTTTGCTATGGGCGTCGGGCAGCTTTTTGCGGGGCCGTTAGCAGATAAACTCGGACGTCGAACTGTTGCATTGGGCGGCATCGCCATTTACGCAATGAGCGCTTTATTGGCGTGGAGCGCTCAAAACATTGAGTGGATGCTGATGTCCCGACTGCTACAAGGCTTAGGTGCGTGTGCGACATCGGTGGCAGCCTTTGCAACAGTTCGCGATATTTTTGGTCCGGATAAAAGCGGTAAGATGATCAGCTACCTCAATGGTGCGATCTGCTTTATTCCGGCGCTAGCGCCTATTTTAGGCAGCTGGTTAACCCAGCAATTTGACTGGCGTGCAAACTTTAGTTTTATGGCTGGTTTTGCAGTAGTATCAGGTACGTTGATGTTCCTGATGCTGAAAGAAACTAACCCGGCAATAGAGAAACAATCGGTCTTTAAACTCAGCCGTTACTGGGCAGTACTGAGCACTCCGTCTTTCGTTTTCCATGCATCATTGTGTCTGATGGCGATGGCGGTGATTCTTGCTTATGTTACCTCTGCGCCTTCGGTATTAATGACCGGAATGGGCTTATCCATGAACGAGTTTACTTTCTGGTTTGGCGTGAATGCACTGATCAATATCGCGGCTTGTATGCTGGCACCTAAGTTTATGGAACGCTTTGGTACGCATAATACACTGGTTGTCGGTATCTCGACGTTAGGTCTTGCTGGCGTTGTTATGATGGTAATGAAAGGCCAGGGCACAGCTTTTTCGTTTATGCTGCCAATCTTTATGTCTTCTGTCGGCTTCGCCATGATCCTTGGGGCAGCCGCTGGTAAAGCGCTGGAGCCGTTCGGAGATAAAGCGGGTACAGCGGCTGCATTGCTTGGCTTGTTCCAGATGAGTGGTTCAGGACTGCTCGTGGGCACGCTTTCGCGCTTATCGCTTGATTCACAAACACTGATTGCGGTTCAAATGTGGATTATTCTGCCTGCGCTGGTAATTTTGTTCACTAAATCTGGCAAGAGTTGGCATACGAACTTGGCAAAAGCGTAA